DNA from Musa acuminata AAA Group cultivar baxijiao chromosome BXJ1-5, Cavendish_Baxijiao_AAA, whole genome shotgun sequence:
ATAAATGGTTCTTCATTGAAGTGGAAAAAAAGTTTGTTGAATCTTTTTTGTAGGAAATGGTTTGACAGTATGAAACATTTACCATCAGAACAATTCAAATCTTCATCCAAAATGCACTGTGAAAATTCTGACATTAAAGTATTGGAATATAGCTCAGAATCCTAATATATTCAAACCTTTTCTCGAGACATCCCATGAAGACATAAATACAACTATTGGGATTATCAAAATGCATGTTTTAATACCTTGCTTATTCAAAATAATCAATTTATATGTAACTGgtaaggtttttaatttcatacAGTACCGGTATTTTGAACAGTACACCAAGGTGTaccactcgatatatatatatatatatatatatatatatatatatataatattaaaaaatttaaaaaaaggagGCGTACGTTGCCTCAGTGAcgtctcctccttttcttctcctcatctgcggcaTTCGGCGAAGACGTCGAAGGCCACAGATGTCTCCGACCTTCGGCGCAACGCAACGAGCAGAAGAAcacggtcttctcctcatctgcgacGTTCGGCCAAGACGTCAAAGGTCGTAGACGTCTCCGGCCTTCGGCGTGACGTGacgcgacgaggagaagaacgcagtcttctcctcatctgtggcattcgacgaagacgtcgaaggccgcAGACGTCTCCAGCCTTCGGTGCGACGCGACGAGGAGAAGAATGCGATCTTCTCCTCATCTACGACGTTCGGCAAAGACGTCGAAGGCCACAGATGTCTCCAGCCTTCAGCGAAGAACGTGGCGAAGGCTGCAGGCATTTTTGGGCCTTGGGCGAAGGGCGCGACGAAGAAGGCGTCGAGCCGTCGCCTctccgttacctcctggatcgggatCATCGAGGGAGGGTGGCGCCGGATCAGaaagcgtcgaggttctcccaattctccctcttcttctccctcttcttcgagcgccttctccctcttctccctcgacaCTTCTTCCCTCGCCATAGCCAGGTTGTCCCTCGACACTTCTTCTTCCTTCGCCGTAGCCAAGCTAATATCACCCGGTAGCAGGCGGTCCGTGTACTAGTCTGcaggcggaccggtacgtactgcctgTACTGGGCAGGATCatacgaaattaaaatccttggttcctattttatttaaattaaaactaAGACCCTCCTATATGGTTCTACTATCTATGTTGGCTGATATTTACAAAGAATTTCGAAAGAAAATCCATAAAATgtttacaaagaattgcataaacaaCCATATTTGATCATGTAATTCTACTATGAAATAAATCTATCATGGATAGTAAAATAGAAATTTAATATCAACAAAGAGTATTTTCTTATTTCTTACcagaaaaatattcataaaatggTGAGATAAATTTAATCCAAAATTCATTCTACAAGTAAAATGCTACCCAAAGCACCTACCAGAAGTATTTTTGAACTTAAAGAGAAAGTTATAGAGGAGATAAGAATCAAAAATCCTACCTTATCTGAAAAGATTTATAGGTAAAGGTTTATAAAACAATGTTCAAAATCATGGAAGGGACTCCATGGTTAGCAACATCTTTATCAAAAAAGGAACTTCATGCTTTAGTCAAACACTAGAAAAAAGGTTCTATAAGTCATTCACAAGAAAAGGGGTCAACAAGACTAGAACAAGACCGGAGACACAACTATTTTTcactatcaaaagaggatgataataaataatattcttATCAAGATGATTACTCAGGATATAAGacaaaaacaacaacaataaatccGTTGGAGTTGGCTATATAGATCTTTTGCTGCAattgagatctgtaaaaagtcatatgctttgttaagttcagagtacttcaatttttatttatagtttctattagggTCTTTTTAAGTCTTCCTTTATCTCTCATCATACCACTAACATTCATTATTACACCTTTGATGACTACCACATCCAGAGGTCACCTCAACACATGCTCATACCATCTTAATCGATTTTCTCTCATCGTATCCTTTATCGAAgtgatacctagttgttcacgaataaaagtattttttttcttatctttcttatTAATTCCATACATCTatatcaacattctcatctcgatAACACAAACTTTTTGAATATGTTTTTTCTTAACCATCCAACACTCAAATCCATAAAGAATATTGGTCACacaattgttttattttttttcttttaatcttaaaGGTATCCAATAAAAAAACAAGACTCTTAACGCCCCTCATCATTTTAACCGTCTTGTTTTTACCCTATTAAATATCTCTTCATTGATTTCTCCATCTTGTCGAATAATcgatccaagatacctaaagcttttacttaaagGGACTTCTTATCCAttcaatttaactatattctcttgtcaatttctagaatcactaaaattgcattttatatattcagttttagtcctacttaatctaaaacctttatttTCTAAGGCTTAGCTTTATAGCTcgagtttataattaattccacttaagatatcatcaataaagaCAATATCATGATTATCATCAGCAAATAACATACACTAGGGAGATCTATCATATAAGTGACTAATAAGTTTATCTATTATCAATGTGAAGTGGAAGAGACTAAATGAAGATCCTTGgtgtaatcctatgctaataggaaactcactaaGCACACTCCTTATAGTTCTAACACTAATAACTACATCaacatacatatctttaatagcATAAACATAATTAGTGGATATGTCTTTCTATTCTAAAACTCATCgtaataaatctctaggaactCTATCATAGGGTTTCTCTAAGTTAGTAAAAccatatgcaaatctttctttttctccctatactttttcattaatagttttaataaataaatagcttctatgGTGGATCTTCTCGatataaaaccaaattgattttcaaaaatatttgtcTTAAGTCTTTTCCTACTTTCGATAAGTCTTTCCTAAACTTTCATAGTATGGCTCATCATTTTAATTTCTCTAAAATTTAAATAGTTTTGTATGTTATCCGTATTTTTGTAAATTGACATTGAAAAACTCTTTCTTCATTCATCATGCATCTTTTCaaatctcatgattttgttaGATAAGCTAGTTAATCTAGCTGCTCCCTTGTCCCATAAACTTTTTCAGACCTCAATAGGGATACCATCAGGCCTTGCACTCTTAGTTATTTTCATCTTatttaataaatctatttttatTAGCTCTAATTTAatgaataaatctatgattattaaatatatcagtattatttattattaaatctaaGTCCTATGTGAAATATTCATtaagtaatttataaaaataaatttttttcatctttcttgaatctcattatcattaacaattattctttgatcttcattttaatgcatctaatattacctaaatccttACACTTTCTTTCCCTAGCTTTAGCAATttcatatatatctttttcattatCTTTAGTActtaatttattatcaaaattatcaTAAGCTTGATAAAATATAAACAAGATAGATTCTTGATAAAAGTCAAATAAGACAGGTTATTCTCTGATAAAAGTTGATAAACAGCTAAGCATTCAAATGAGTCATGAAAGAAACAACACATCCCCTTCATCATATAAAACAAATATGGTGAATCCTTCAAAAGGACATCACGAAAGAATAGGAGATGAACTCACAAACTGAATAAAAAGTAAATCCAAAAATATCCTCCACTATCTATAAAAAGGAAGCTGAAGAAAGAACGGAGAGGAGTTTCTACCCAAGTTCAGCATTACAGTTTTCCTTCCACCTAGATACAAACCTTAAAATACTTGGAATAATGAGAGTTAAGTCCTATAAGTTCAAGAGAGTTTCTGTTCGAAAACTTTTGCACTTGTATGCAATCTCGTGAAAGACCTCTTGtatatttctaaatttataaGTATATATTTAACATCACATCTTGTAGCATTTGGCATGGTAACAATTACTACAGCAGCAGTTTTTATTGATAATATCTTTCTATGTGCATGTTTATGCTTTTGTAAATTATCTTTCATATTTTATCTACTACTACTCAAAAgtatatataaaatatactttTCATAGAATGAACCTTGTATGtaccgaagaggaagaagaaagtgaagaggaagaggaaaggagggaaaggaagaaagaagagaaggcagTGAAGAAAGAGGATGAAGGACAaaggggaaggaagaagaggagagagtgaaggaagaTGAAGAAGGATGAAGAGGTAggggagaaagaggaaggatcAAAAGGAGGCACCGGAGGAACACGAGGAAAATGAATACCCGAAATGAGGTCAGTGGAGTTCGGCAAGCAACAGAAAGGCAGGCGGCAACCACCACCAACGAGCTCCATGTTGAGATGGGGAAGAGCTTGGAATATTTTCATGTCAAATCATGTCATACTTAAAAATTATTGAGCAAGGAATATTTTCATGAGAAAAGGGCTTAAGAAAAGATCTTGGTTAGGACATAAACAAGGTAGTTAATGTGACTTCAAAAAGATGTCTCTCTCTATGTTTACTGGGTTTTCCATCTCATGGAGTTCAGTTGTCAATGGGCACCAGTCCAATTATGACAAATCACCCTCATGCTGATGCTGATGCTTTGCAGTATCATTCATATAGAATATGCCAAAGTCTGGCAAATGTAGTATATATAGTAGTTTGGACCACAAATTTTCCAAAAGAATTAAGGCTATAAAACAAAAACTGTAGAATAACGTAAAAGACTAAAAGAAGAATGATGAGCAAAGAGATTAACAATGGCAGTATCGGAGGCGTTATTATATACATGGAAATTTGACTACAAAACGATAAGATCCTCATTGCCAATTAAGTCATGATCTGATCTCGACAGGAGGGAGAGCGACGTTCTAAAGACCGCAATAATCCCAGGCTTTGAGTACAGTTTTCCTCGAGACTGATTCTACAAAGCTCGGAAGCAAACAAGAGAAAATGCACTCAAGCCAGGATCTTCATATTACTAATTCATTGCGCACAAATACCAACCACATGAAAGAGCACAATCTTGATCAGTAGCTGGAATGTTTTCTAAGATTAGCCTAATTTGTGAAACAAAAAATGCAAAAAGAAAAGAGTAATCAAGCTCGAGGGAACACCCAAGAGTCAATAATTCAACCGCCAAACCCTAGAATTCGACCAAAAGAGGTAACGAACCTGCGACAGTACGAAAGCCGTGGATCTCCGCCCCGGCAAGCAACCCAGAATCGCCAGCCTCCATGGAGTGCGCCAAAGCGAGAGAGACGGAGAATTAGAACACCAATACCCCTCGCGATCGCGAGAGAGGAGAGACGATGGCAGGCGACGCTGGTAACCGATACGAGGCAGAAAAAAATAGGTGCCAGGGAGGAACCCCTCTTGggaaaggagaggaagagagactCGCGACCGTTTGACGACGGAGATTCCCACGGTACAGTTTCCTGGCACCACGTGACTCCAGCAACGTCATGCAAGTGCTGAGTCGGACCTAAGCCATGGTTCTCGGTATTCCAACGTGGTTTATGTGATGGATAGTTCACCGGATTTGCTATATCAAATTTCGGGGACATAAAACGAGTACATGATTATTGAacctatttatatgtatatatatatatatatatatacatgtatatatagataattattgtatatatgtatatatgtatatgtatatatatatgtatatgtatatgtatatatatatatccttccaGAATAATTTCACATATATAGATACCCCTGTATATTTTGACATTAATTTCTTTCAAGACTACTATGTATTTCTCTTTACATTAGTATTCTTCCATTTGACTAATTAAGACAAATTTAAGTTTAGGAAAGGAGTCCAATATTCcatgaaaatgataaaaatattttaaatattaatgttTTTAAATTCATTAATAACTATGATCACTAGTAATTAATGTTATCTTATTAAACGAGTGATAGGACATTTATGaaggatttaaatatttaaaaaatatatttttataaatgtaaACGGTGAAAGTAGGATTTGatctcaaagtttctatcaatatttttttttataattagaatttaattttctaaaaaaaattaatgaggaTTCAAAAGGATCATATATTAActcaatatataaataatatgtcaTGAAGTAATTAGTAACAACTCAGTATATAAATAATATGTCCTTACTCTTCGTAGCACGTTGTGATGTGTAAAATTTTATTTCTAATGTTAGTCTCTTAGATGCTGGTTTGTTGAGACCTTGTTTCACTTAGTGTAATCATAAATTTGATAAAGATAATAGCTGCTCGTTTAGATAGATTCTGATTAATGATTCTTAGAATGTCTTATTTGTGGAtacttttgtattttattttaccTCGTATTGCTTATGATCAGTAGTATTTACTCATTAAGGTGAAAGATTGCAAtggagatcatcataaagtcaagTTATTTCATTTTGAACCTATATGGCTGGGGTATCATGAGATTATTGATTTAATTGGGAATTGTTGGCTTGGTATCCAAAGCTATTTATTGCTCTGTCTCATGTCTTTATAACAAGATGATTGCTCTTAATATATAAATCTGTTAGAAATGATGGGTTAAGACTAAATATCATTGGCTGGTGAATGGAGATAAggatactaattttttttatagattaaCGAGTCAgagaaatattaaatttattcacTTAGATGATAGCAAAACAttcgtattttttttaattttattaaattatttctgtagaaaatttataattttattttctgttatttCACTGCATATGTGATGCTACCTTACACTTTCAATATATAATAACTTCTAATCTTGTATTATGATTTGTTGATATGTGAGATATTTTTGAACAAATTGGATGACATCTCTTTGATTTTTTAGATCCTTGTACATCTTAGTTGTTTTAGTATGATCTAGGTACAAAAATCTTATACTCTAATTGATTCAAATAAAGGTCATTAACTTGTAACCCTTTAATTTTCCTAAAAGGGTTGGTTGTAGTGACGGTGCTACCAATCTTCTAATTAAACTTTTAAGAATTATCTTACATTCAAATTTGTACAGAGAGGTGATTGAACAGTTAATAAAGTGGTTAAATTTGTTGACTTTCTACTCATTGCATCAATAACTATATTTACTTTCTTAGCATAGTAATTGATCATACAATCATAATCTTTTACTAATTTTACTCATCTTCTCTACCTCATATTCAACTATTTTTatgcaaaaaaatatttcaaacttGTGTGATCAATCTATATTTTGTATTTCTCCTCATAAAGATAATGGCATTAAATTTTAAGACAAATAACTCTAAATCATGGGTCGGATAATGTTTTAGTTATCTTGAGGTAAAAGCAATAAAAATTATTTGTTTTAATTAGTTGAACTGGTTCAATTATATGATTTGATTAGATAAAAAGagatgatttgatttgattctttTGAATCTTCTCTTTTTAAAAAGGTAAAAAGAGAAgatttcaattatatgaaataTTGTTGGCGGTTTACTTTTGTTATTTTGAAAAACTAAGGCTCTTTCCTGAAATTTATCAAATCAAAGATATTTTTtccgagtatatatatatatatatatatatatatatatatatatatatatatatatatatatatatatatatatatatatatttggttttTTACACAATGATTGCGCCGGAGAACGGATTTTCATAAAAatgaattttattaaataaaattttattttataatatatagttTCTAGAGACATATTGCAAATGGTCGTTTTTTATTTCTGTAAATGTTTAATTATGGATTTTGGTAATTTCTCTTCCTGATAGAAAGTGTGTGTTCATAAAGTGAGTGGCGCAACATAtattgataaatataattattactaGGGAAGTAGAAATAACTTATTTTTAATCTAGCAGGTGCATAAATTTTAATGAGAACTTAAACAAAGTGATGATGAGATCAGTTCAATTCTTAATGAACTGGTTCCAGATAAATTGATAAGAACATGCAAAATATCAATTCAATTCTTCTGATTCTTTGGAGATTGAACTGCTTGCATTACTTCAttctttatttatgtcaaataaagaaGAGTTGATTTTAGTTGCTACTTCTATTATAATATCTGCAAGTTGTTTCTTGTTGCCATTATATGCCAAAaattttcattcctttggatttgTTTTCTTAATACAACATTGCCAAATCATCTTTTGATTGGTAAGACAGTCAGATACAATTATCAGTTGCCATCATCTGtctctaaaataaaaataagccATGACCATcttgttcttttttgttttctttaaattCTCCTTTTATGTCATCACTATAGACACTCCTTATCATATAATTAGTTAATTTTTCCTAAATTATGACACTTAAAACAAAGTTTATCGACAGAAAGACAATTATTAGTAACTCTTTATTAGCATAAAGAATAACTTAGCTAGCTTTAAAATGGTCGCACACAAAGGATATCCAAGAGAGTCTGTCATGTTCATAACCCTCATGCATTTTCGACCATATCTTCGATGCTATCCACAGTAGATTTAGTCCACGCAAGAATGGATATAGAGGAATATTCAATAGGCTAAACGATAAAGGGGgacaaaagagaaaagaaaagtgaCGATGCAAAAGATAGGCAATGTGGGAGGAGAAAAAGATGAGATAAAAGTAGGCAAATCCAAAGGCAATAAAATAAAACCCAAAGGTTGGGAGAGTGGAAAGGGGTGTCGGCTGAGTGTGAGATAATGTGAGCAAAAGTGACATGAGCTAACTATAGAACCACAAACTTCAACGGGATCTCACAATTTTGTCATTTTTCCCCTCACCATTTATCACATCCAACTCAAACTTCTCCTTTAATCTTCCTACCCGCAAAACTTAAATATGTTCCTTATGCGTCCATTTGTCTTCACACTTCATCTCTTTCCAACTATTTCTTGAAGCCTCAAAGTGTTCTCGTTGGACTCATCCTCCCATTTGGCCAACACTTGCATCTTGTTTCAAGATTTCATTGCTCTACTATCAATCCAAGTAAGATCGATGTCGTTAGCTGGCTGGGTATGTTTCTACTTCCGTTTGTCTCACGATGTCAACACTAAATCGCCCAACCTTtttatgcagagagagagagagagagagagagagagagaaggaagggaTATGGCAGGCTGTAATGAGGGGAATGTTGCCTCCCAAGGTGAAGAGGTAAACACTCGTTGGTCTCACTCAACACAACTAGCACTTAATATAAGTTTATTTTGTATTTAAAACCTTTTCTGTTCTTGATTAAAGTTTCTAATGAATTGGATTGGGACGTAGGAGAAATCTTTCTCGTTCCTCCAAAGAAAAAAGGAAAGTTTTTCTTGAACTCCACCAGTTTGGAGGGTAAAATCTTTCGGCTTCGTGGAAACCAATACACTCTCGTGTTAATATTCTTTGATGAGGATGTGCAATAGAGAATTAAAGGATTGATGTTAGTGTTCAGTTTAAattccaattgatgatagagggaTTGTCTGACTTATCTTCAGGTTTCtggttcactcttgtgaatttttcaaGTGATTTAGAgggaaaatatactttagatttatgTGAATGGAATGGAACATGGTTTATAATGTAGGCATTGGCTAAACAGGCCATTTTAAGTAGAATTACCGTCAAGAAAGATATAGCAGCACTGCAGTCTTATTTATCTCAATGCATATCAACCAATTAAGTATCTGATCTTTGCCCTTCAAAATGATTCTTGAAGAACGCTTCCAGCATTAAGGACACAAACTAACCCTTTTATGCGGGTTCTTTCATTTAAAAGACATACAAAGACTTCTTCGGGTGACTTTGGATGAACTTCGGTTTGGCACAAGCTTGCATAGGCAAAATTACTCTCTGtcggaaaatatttcagaattttCTTTGATTAATTGTTTGTTTATCTTGAAACAAAAGTCTATTTGGATCAAATAAAAGTGAGAAATCAACTCCTGTATAATGATTTATGTTTTCCCTGAATTAAAGTTTAGTCCTTTAGACCTTGAACTCACTTCAGCAGTTTCTTCAGCTGCCCAAACATCCCCTGTAGGCACTGTTTTGATTTTTGCTAttgcttttcttttgcttttggtAGGTGAGACATACTAATCAGATCATGACAAATTATTGGGGTGAAAGGAACCTATGGACCACTAAGATTTTCCACCTCTTTCAGATGGAGTTGCCAATGATGACCATAAACATTACATCAGTTCAGTTATGCCATCAATTTTTTTGTCACAATTATCTACTCCTTGTTTCTTATGCTCATAACATCTTTTTTTTCTGAGAATTGAGAAAAAAGACATTtgcatttttataaaatattttaattagagAATACATATGTTTCCATTTTCCAATTGTGTATCACTTGCTCCTAAGAATTCAGATATTTCCTTAATTCCAGGTAAAGGTGGAAAATAAGTATGGAAGCATTGTGCCTAAAAAGCAACTGATTTCAAAGGTCAGCATACTTTGAACTTATTTAGTTTCCATCCAAACTTAAACTTAAGGATAAGCATCTTTACTTTGTGATCACATAAATAGTTTTAGTAGCACCGCCATTTATTCTGGATCATGAGGACAAGAAAAAAGTCTTCTAGCATTATATTAAGATGGTGCAAATCACACTTCTACTGCAGAAACCACTTGTAGATTGCTGAAAAAGAGAAGTTGTTTGCTGAAAACAGATAAGACTACTTGTTGAAGTAATTGATCCATGTCATTTGTTCTATTTTTTCTGGTTACAGGACCATGAAAGAGCCTACTTTGATTCTGCTGACTGGGTCCTTGGCATGGTAAGCCTCTTGAATTTACCTTAAATGCCTTGAACTTATTATAGTCTGATATAATAGGAGGAAAAAATTGGGTTAATATGCTCTGTAAGCTACCATTTATGTTCCTTATGTCAGCAAAAGCTTTTAGAGAATTAATAGGGATAAGTCTGTCTAAGGCAGTGAATTGTTCGTAGCAACCAAGGGTAAAATACAATGTATTGGACATGGATCGCAAAACTGATTGTTAGTATAGTTTCATCGGTTTTTACTGGTCTGACCGCCAACCGGTACATGGAGCAAACAATATCTGCGAGTCCAGTCCGACTCACTTTTTTTCCTTTCAGTATCGTTTGACCACTGTCAACATGTCCACCACCCGCTTGGGGCACCTTCTtgtcctcctcctctgcctcctcttcccttttctcttcccccttctttttttattttttttttcttcatcttcctcttctctccCTCCATCAATAGTACTGCAGTACATTTCGATATGGTTTAGCCATGGACCGGCACGGTCCAATAACCGAAATTGCAAATCTTGGTACAGGATGCTAATCCATTGATAATcagaatcatttttttttaatattatgtaGAAGAAAGTactgtgataaaatgtcaaacttTAGCtcacttttcatttttttttttttttcaatttaaaaGGCAGGAACAAGTTCAAAGACAAAAACTGCAACTGAATCCCTGAAGCCCAAGTTAAAGGTAGGTCGACTCATGAGTTGCTTATCATTCAATAAGAATCACTAAAAGACAACAAAATCCCACTTCCAGTGATGGCAAACCATTTACAGCTCAGTGTTATCTTTCTTCATATAATTTCACTTTGATGATCTACGCTGCAGCGAACACCTCATCAT
Protein-coding regions in this window:
- the LOC103985611 gene encoding uncharacterized protein LOC103985611 isoform X2; the encoded protein is MAGCNEGNVASQGEEVKVENKYGSIVPKKQLISKDHERAYFDSADWVLGMAGTSSKTKTATESLKPKLKRTPHHQLPPRKPTCTSS
- the LOC103985611 gene encoding uncharacterized protein LOC103985611 isoform X1 encodes the protein MAGCNEGNVASQGEEVRHTNQIMTNYWGERNLWTTKIFHLFQMELPMMTINITSVKVENKYGSIVPKKQLISKDHERAYFDSADWVLGMAGTSSKTKTATESLKPKLKRTPHHQLPPRKPTCTSS